Within Salarias fasciatus chromosome 15, fSalaFa1.1, whole genome shotgun sequence, the genomic segment CACACTGAATAAACTTACTTGAGCCCCAGTCCGTGGAGATGTTGCCCTATTAATCGTATGACATCTTCCTCCGCCTGCGATagccgtttcttcttcttcagcgaGCCCACCTCCGACCCGGAGGCCGTGGAGGCGGACGAAGTCCCCGAACAGGGCCCGACCGAAGAGCCGTTACTGGTACCGACACTGTTACCGTTGTCTGTGCTGGAGAGGAGACCATTGGAGTGGGATCCGCCGGCCGAGGACGACTCCCCGTTTTGTGCGCTGTTTAGGCAAGAGAGCTCCGAAGattcctgtccctgtcctgctCCGTTTGcctgcatgctgctgctgaggttGTTGACAACACTTCGGTTAAAGTGGATGGCAGAAGTGGCTTGTGCGTGTGTAGCGAGTCCCAGGACAACTCCGGTGAGGCCTGTTACAAGTGCTGAAGCCCCGGGCTCTCCTGCTCCCTCCGCCGCCGAGGCTCGGTGCTTCTTCCGCGGGGGCGGCGAGGCTCCGCCGGTGTCcgagtcggaggaggaggaagcggaggcCAGAGTTTCCTCACCGAGAGCGGCCGTGGTTAGAAGCCGGCGGAGCTCCGGGTGGGAAATGAAGGTTAAATGTCCAGACTGGAGGCCTCGTTGTGGGGCTCGGAGCGTACTGTCAGTTAGCccgttttgttgttgtttctctctaaacagctgcagctctaaTGGAGTCCTGACGCCCTGACGTAACAGGAAATTCCTACACTGCCATGCTTCCGGGTAGAAATTTAATCCAGCATAATTCTAATCCAGCATCAGCAAACACCTCATATTATCATCAAACTTTTCTCcaaattacactttattttatgataaATTTCACATGGTCCAAGTACCAATCAGAATTAACTGCAACCTCTCAACTTGCTACAACAAAGTTCTGAACTTCTCTAAGAAGGGGACCTAATTTAGTAAATTAATCATACTTCACGTATTGTAATATTTTCTGGACTGCCTCAAGCCTTTCTCGACTCaaacctcatttaaaaaaataaaatatattatatGGACAATCTTAAATTCCAGAAGTCAAGAGGCAATTTGCAACGTTGTTTAGAAAATGTAAACTTTTCCCAGACCTTCCAGAGACATTTCACAACTTTTCCTTCTATTTTCAGATATTTACTCTGACCCAAAATACTTTCACTTTCCACTTTGCCATACTTCAAAACATCAACTTTTCATCATATTTTGTGGGTCCCAACTCTCGAAGTCTATGGATAAATCATTTAAACTGCGTTCCCTTTGTCCCTTTTTAAGGATAAATCATTTAATTGTCTCCTGTCCAAACAGCTTCCCACTGATTCTAAGATGTTAGATGGATGTGTGGGTTTGGGGACTGTTATAACCCCTTTGTAAGttttctcagatttttattcattatttttttatttttattatgaaaatcTTTATTGATGAGGAGGACTTCACAATGTGCCCTTGGGTTTCTTGTCTCTCCTGCACAGTCAGGTTTTGTTTCTTGTGAATCTGTACTATATTcttattaaatgtaaataaagaacACGAAAAGAAATATTTAGGACACAAATTTCAGTATTTTATCTTACATATAAATGTAAGAGACTGGTTTGTTTAATCACGTTGTTTAATATAATGGGTAATGTAAAGTGAAAAAACTGAGCAATGaaacatatatgtatatatttttaaacaGGAATATTGGAATTATGTGGAAAGAAGTTGTACTGATTCGAATGATATGTGTTTAGAacttttcatgtttcatttcagtATATAAAATTTTTTATTCTTGTTCTGTTTAGTTGTTTAGTTTAATCAACTTTTCAAATGAATGTTTGCCAGAACTGCTCtacataaaataataaatgaagtTGACAGCTTTGCTGTATTCAGAAGCCACTCTCTTGAGTAGAACTGTTTATGCACTACGCTTACTAGAGTTTATGTAACACCATCAACTACTTTTGTTAACCACTACCAAGAGGAATTTAAATCAGATATACAGATATTTGAACAAAAGTTATCAAATATAAATATGGCTATAAGAACACATTGCATTCATGTGTAATATGTCCTTATACACACTACACATGACTGCAATGTGTCTGTGTACaatgagaaagacagaaagtccctctcatctcatctcatctcaacAGACACATCATCCAGATAATCATATAGAGACACACCATATTTTTTAGTGTAATAAGCTCATAACAAGCAAATCAATCACAAAGCTTTttagaaatgagaaaaacagacacactttgacagaaatgttatggttggttgctgttttttcccTCCCAACTGGGACTATATAAGTTAATATCTAACACAAGTTAAATTGTGACCAAAAGTAAGCCTTTCTACTGGGATGGTGATTTAAATTCAAacccccaccacccaccaagGACTGGCTCAAGTAGGAAAATAAACCTCTATGGAACAgtctaaaaagaaaagaaaaaaaaaagaatttcaatTAAATGCAAAAAATCTGTTGGAAATTCCAACAGTAAACACAAGATAACATATCATCTTGCAAATAAAGAGATTTTCCTTTTACAAATAGCTAATTATAATGTTGAAGGTGAGAGGACCAGTGTGCAATATAGCCTGTGAGGCTAAAGTTACAGTTGTTTTCTACAGCAAAATGTAATCCCTTCTGTAATTTTACTGAATAAATGATGGTGATGTAATTACAGTGATGTGATTAGAGTTTAACAATGTTTTCTGGACTGCACATGACTGCAATAGACATGCAAGCCCAGGTCCAGACTGTTGGTGAAATCTACATTTTCAGCAAaacctcaaaaataaataaataaattagtcTTTCATCCTCACTTCATACCAGAGTCACAAAAGACCTGATGCCGAACAAGCTGGCAGACTGGGCAAAGGCCAGGACATGCAGGTCACCAAGAGGGAATGGAGAGACGATCAACCACACAAACTTTCCATAAGACAGTTTATGACCTCAAATTGATGCCGCATGCACGTCTTCCATTGTGGAATAAAGCTGGAGTATGCAGGAACTTCACACAAGAGAAAAGCgtaacatgcaaactgcacataaAAGTTGAATTCAGAATAACCATGTCCACAATAGAagtctgtttcttttgtttattgaTTGAAGGCGACTGAAAATCACAACTTTGGATTTCCACTTGTTGTTCCACtttcacagaaaataaagtaTGTATACATTGTGATattacactaaaaaaaaaaaacaatttagacatttacatgatgaaataaataattgaatCAAGTGCAGCATGGTAACTTCTTTAATACAGGTTATCTGTGAGAAACCCCTGATTTATTTTACaagactgttttttctttttacatgtactttttacattttacatttttcattgcTGTACTAATTGTGCTCATTTGGACTGATCTATTccatattctttaaaaaaactacagaatttATACAATAGATGTTGAATAATAAACAGTTCTGTATATGAGAGAAACTGAGCAAGAGTGATTTTCCACTTTGGCCCATCTGTAATCGCTCCGGATATGAAAACAGTCAGGAATGGTCTCCAACTTGATGTGGGAGAGCAGACGTCATTGGGCCACCGTTTTTACTGGGTTTGTCTTTGCCTTTCATGAAATACGTAAGCAGCTCTCCTTTCCCTTTGACAAATATGGGCCCTCTTCGGATGAAGCGGAAGCCATAATCCTTCAGGATATTGTAGCAGTCCTCCACCACCTGAGGCCAAAGCAGGACATTATATTTACAGaagattgaaaacatttctctggaTAAATtatacagaaaacaaacagaaaccaaaCTGTTCATGTTGTGCATGGGGCTTCACGAGTCTGTGCTACCTGGATGTTTCCCATCACTCCAGTTGACTCCATCCTGCTGGCCACGTTGACTGTGTTTCCCCAAATATCATAATGAGGCTTCCGAGCTCCAATCACCCCAGCGAGAACGCCTCCTTTATTCAAACCTGAAAAGATCACAAAGAAACATGAACACGCAGACACAAAGGCAAAGACATACTTGTAGCtactcacacagacacatgaaCTGACCGATTCGAAGCATGAAGTTATTGAATGACTGTTTGTTGAGGTTTCCGAGGGTGACCTTCATAGCCAGGGCAAAGTCTGCCAGGTCAGCGAGATGCTGCCAGCGCTCAATCTGTGACAGAGTCTCTTTCTGTGGCAAAACAATGTGCGATGTTACACCCTGTATCGCCCTCGTTTTGGTCATTTTAACAAACGCTGTAAAATGATCGCACCTTGCAGTATCCATTAGTGCTGCTCTCTGGCGTGAGTCCCGAGGCGGCCATGTAGGTGCTTCCGATTGTCTTGATCTTAGTGATGCACCGAAACTCGTCCCTGTCCAATAACTGAAGGACAAAATTGACAGTGATTGATCAGTGTctaaaaaaacagctttaaaaatgtgcaacCAAGTCATCAAATTGTCGGAGAACCTACGCTGTCAAAGTCTGAAATGATCTCATTGAGAATCCGGAGACATTCGATGCCTCCATTGTTGATGCTCTCCTCGGTGTAGAAATCAGAAAAGTTGGGAATGGAGGCAAACATCACTCCTATCTCTTCATAAGACTGACTGTACAGCTCCTACAAACGACAAGTATGAAAAATTATTTATGAAATCATCTCTAATCAAGTTCCTAATCACATAAAGAGATCATGTCATGTAATTGTGTGAAGGACCACAAGATGGCACTAACTAATCAACCTTATTGtgctgcagatggttttaatgatgCTTTTATCAGAAGTATTATGTTGATTATAAGAAACAACTGTTCATCCCCACAATGTTGATGCCAATGAACCTATAAATAGAATCACTGATCCTGAATGCTCATACTCTTTACTTTCTTTCACAGTCACTTTCATATCTAAAACACACGGCGCTTCTTACACACTCATACAGTATGCACCTCGTCTCTCTTCTTTGAGCCCAGGAAGTGTTTGGCCACGTGATCCGGCAGCATGTTGGTGACCAGTGCTTCATTCCAGCGTCTCATTTCAAACACCCTCTCTTTCTGGTCATGTATGCCTATCTTCCACAGAAACAGCTGTCTGGACTGATGctccagctacacacacacacacacacacacacacacacacacacacacacacacagaagtcaTATCGTCATGTATTTCTGGGAGAAGACTAACAGTGATGGTCCCTCTCAGTTTGTACCAAGCATGTTTGTAACTCACATGGCGAGCAAAGAGGTAAAAGCTGATCATCATGACAATAATCATCATGGTCATGAGGTACTTGGACGGCACAATGGATGTTCTGcgaacacaaagagaaagaccTGCATTAGGGATAGATAAGTCTGAGCAGCACATTCTGCTCTCAGCATCGTCGACATTTATTAATCCTCAGTTGAAGCCACTTCTTACCTGTAGGAAGCAAACTGTATGAAGTCATACAGATCATATATGTCCCGCCAGCTGTAGATGTTCACAGCTCCAGTTGCTGTGACAACGAGCACCATGAGGCCCAGTTTAATCAGGTGGCTGACCTGCACCAGCATGGCCGTGGCGATCAGCGCCATGACCGCCATGTAGCTGTAGTGCTTCGGATTCTCGGCGCAGCCCCGGTCGCCGAACGACTCCAGCATGGGGCCGGACGTGCTGTTGTAGAGGCGAAGAGACGGCGGGACACAACTTAACTGGAAAATCAGAAAGGATGCATGTTAGTTAAGCCACGGGTGGTGAAAACACAATATATATAAGCTGAAAAAGCAACAAGAAAACAACTGTTCATGTGGTAAACTCTTTTAACCTTTCTTCCCACGCACACTCATGTTGTTAAGTTATtccagctgagctgtcagaccAGCCTCTGGAATAGCAATACACACCCTATTGTTGTCAAGCTCCTTTTCTCCAGTGTGTGACAGTCACCTCTACATGACAGATAAGACGGCAGAATGAATGTTCACTACAGTGTCCTCTGTGGCTGCCAGACCTCAAAGGCAGCAGTGTGTGTAGCACGCTGCTCCTCGGGGGGCCGCAACAAATGAGCCAGCAGGCAACTACACAGACAGCTAATGGACCCCACTGGGAACGTGTGCTCAGACACATAAAAGCAAGTGATCGTCTGATGGAGGGAAAGTGGTAGCACAAGGATAGAAAGGCACACACATTAGAGCTCATGTGATAGAATGATGTTTATCAACCTCAAGTGAACCTGTGGGGATTTTACTGTATGTGTCACCCTCGCTTAACATGAAATTTCAGAACATGGTGAAAAGAATACAAAGATTATTTTTAGGTTTATGGCAATTAATTTTAAtaaactgtttgaaatgacaTTTGCACAGAATCTTACCATGTCAGCAATCACAGCCATTGTCAGAACAAATATGGCTGCCATGGCCCACGTGTTTCTTGCCCATCGAGTACGATCAATCCACATGGAAAATGACACTAACTTCATAGAGAACATCTGcgaaaagcaaacaaatactCAGGAAAATACCTTTAACTTACAATCAGTTTGACATGATGAATCTGACTAATGTGAGAAGTCATTGTCAGGAAGTAGTGATCATACACAACTGTAAATGACTGTAGCTTTGTCTGCAAAACAGCCAACACTTATTTTACTTTCTCACCCTGGGGAAGATGGCAGCCAGGGAGCAGACTGTCAGGATGAGCAACAACACCTCTCCAATGGCAAGAGTCACATAGTTCACGACCAGCCTGGAACCAGAAGAGACTGAGTTTAACCTCGAGACGGCACATAAATCAGCTCACAGTCGACCGAGCGGCGTCATCTGATGTGACAGAATCTACTGTCTGATGGATCGTGCGGCTCCGCTCAGAGATGCGATACATAAACTCACAGCGGGTCTATGAACACCTCCATCGCTGTGATGAAGAACAGCACGATGTTGCAGCAGCTGAAGGCTGCTCCacttctcttctccttctccgagGAGTAATGTTCCTCCAACTTTCCATCCACAAAACGCAATGAAAAAGGGTTGATCTGATGATCTTTCATTCtgttagaaaaaataaaaaagatgcaaaaatgaaatgtcaaccTGGGGACATATGAGGTAAACAGAACAGGGGAAATTACCCTGGGAGGAGTTATTCAATAAAGGATGCATCTATTCACATGTATATACTGTCCTGAATAACTTTGATTCTCCTGAGTTAGCTTTAACAATTTATATGTTTATCCCAGACTCTTCTATTTGTCTTACATTTGCTGAGATTCTCTCTcaagcagctcctgctgcagtcgTCTGTTGATCACTTGTTCCTGTACCGTTTTGCTCCTCTGAGGTTATTAAATGACAAAACAAGACCAGATTAGCAAAAAATTACCAAGTGTTTGTCTGACCGTCTGTATCCATGAAATTCAATTTGCTCACACTTGTGTGAGCATGCATCAAGACAAACCATGTAATCAGAACATATCAGATTCGTCAGGATTTACCTCCTGCTTTGGCTCGGTGGGTGTAGATTGGTGTGAGGCCGTGTTCCCGCTGGTGGCTGTTGTATTGATCAACTGATTTGAGTTTCTGTTGGTCAAAGTGGCCGGCGTCTAAGCATGAACAAATTTCAAAAGTGACACATTAGATGACATTGCTGAAAAATGAAGTTTAACATCAGAACTACAAAAATAACCCACTCACATTTCCGTTAAGCCCGTTTGCCGCTTGCTTGGGAACCAAAACCAAGTATGTGTCGATGCCTTTCTCCAGCAGGTACTCGCATCGATCCCCTCCGTTACCCGCTTCCAGTTCGAATTCCCCGTGCAGGCTGTCTTTAGTCGTCTGGGAAATATGCACTCTCCTGCGTCACACAGAAACCCATCAAAATATGATACACATCTGAAATAAAACGGAACAACCTCAGTGACAGCACCCTCTTCCTACCCTGGAATCCCTCCAGATTCCATCTTGTTGGCCACGGTCACGTCAGTGGACCAAACGTCAAACTGCCAGCGTTTCTGGCCCAGCACTCCTCCCAGCACCGTGCCCGTGTGGACACCCACACGCATGTCCACCTCCGTTTTAGTCTTCTCCCGCACATACCTGAACAACGAGAGAGGACGAGAGGATTCAGCGGTGTCAAGCTTTGTATTTCCAGCAGTGATATCTGTATTTTGCATACTCAAATTTGAAGTCTCCACTTACGAAATGGCGTCGACCATTGCGAGTCCCATCATTATGGAGCAGGCAGCATGGTCCTCCCGGAAGTCAGGAAGCCCACAGATGCAGTAGTAACAATCTCCAAGAATCTTAATCCTCAGTTGGTGGTATTGCTGTAAAACGAGACCAGAAGTTCAGTTTGGGAAAAGCACTTCATGAAGTGCTATCGAATGTGAGAGGAAAACACTCACTGCTGCCAGTTTATCGAAGCGGGCAAACAGCTCATTCAGCAGCTTTACGAGCTCCTGGGCGCTGCAGGCTGAGGACAGCTGAGTGAAGCCCACGATGTCTGCAAAGAGGATGCTGCAACACAGAATGTTACGGACCAATACTTAACAGTTTAGTCAAATATTTACATAAAATGCGTCTAAATTGTGTCAAACGTTTAGTGACCCCCGACCTGACGTTTTCGTGGCGGTACATGTACATAGTgttgaactgctgctgctgctgctggacttcgCTCTGATCGGCCTGGTTCTTCATGCCCTGCAGCATCTCATCAGCGATGTGTTTGGGCAGGATGGACAGTAACAGTTCCTcctacacacacagagagcaaaGTTTGAGAGATGAGAACGTGTCTCTCTTCATGACAAGCAATTCACTGACTCAAGTCTAGGTTCGGTTCGTGGACCTCTCTGTGCAGGCATTATATGTTGTTACTGTTTGTTTGTCGGTTTATTGCCACATCTTTAGTTTTTCACTTACACAGTGGTAAAAAACGTAATTATCTCATCAGCCGATAAATATTAACCTCACCAGAAACTGCAAGaacaacacaataaaaagaaTCATCCTGCATGAGATTAATTAGTAAATGAGACTGGTGTGAGAAATATCGAAAACAACAAGCAATTAAAGAGCTTCTGGAGTACAATTAAATAgaattgaaattaattttgTTAGTGCATGAGTTTGTTGTCAGAGAACTAAGGTGATCTTTTTAATCTGAGGGCCACTGTGAAAGCTGCCTCCCTGAGCCATTAGCCCTGAGCTGAGCAAAACACACTGTAATTAGATAATTAAAGAGCTCAGGGTGTTTTCTCTCACAGATCTACTTATCTTTGTCCATatttgtgtgttcttgttctATACTGATGTCTAACTTTTATGTGGGGGCTTGCTGTGGCTGAATCTATCAAGGCTTTTCTTGTGGTGCCCCTGAAATCCACAGACAAGCCTTTTCGGGTTCACTGGCGACTCTAAATTATCTCAACGTTTGTTGCTTGTATGTGCACGGAATGTCGTCTTCCTGTGTTCcatctgtgatggactggtgacctttcCGGGGTGCGACCTGCTCTGTGCCCTCTGTCAGCTACGACAGGTTCCAGCTCCCCCGTGACTGGCTcagagagaagatggatggatggataatctCATTAGCAAACACAAAGAGCATATAtaatcgtgtgtgtgtctgtgtgtgtgtgtacctgctgggTGCTCTGCTCCTCTAGTGTCAGTTTGACCTCCAGCGACTGACGAGCTTCCAGAAATGCCGTCCTGTATTTTCTATCTGCCATGTAGTACGCCATCACCCCGACTATGGCTGCACACGCGTACAGCATCACATTGgcgaggagctgaggaagagaagaaatatattttttggtTAGTTTATGGGGTCACCTTGCCTTTAATGCTCAGTTGAGGCTTTGGATTGAGTTTTAAACTCTGAGTAACCTCAACTCCTTgatgaaatgcagttttttgAATGAATAAGCTCAGATCACCAATACTGTTTGAGATCATGTGTTTGTTCATATTCATGGCTGTTATTCTTTTTTGTTAAATATCTGGATTCATGTTTCTTCCCTCGGTTACACTGTGGTTgttgctggctgtgtgtgttcgtgcCATCCTCAGTTGCCAGCTCGTCTCCCTATGTCTTGAGTCTTATCTGCCATACCCAGCGTGCACTGCAGCCTTTCGGCATACTCACTGCTTGTCTGGTTTTGACCCTGGAGTGTTTTTTATTCCCTCTGTTCTGCTTTAAGCCCGTCACGTGTGTCTTGTTTGCTTCGTTTGCCACCTCTTTGTGCGCCAAACTCATCTCGCCTCTGCGAGAAACTGTCAAGACAAGTCTGTCTCAGAGTCAAGCTTTAGGGTCCTCCTACTGACCCCCGACATTAAGTTTAACATTTCACATCTTATCTAAAGTCAGTAAATCAACACGTCTGGGTTGTCACTACAGACATTGCAGAATAGTTTGTTTACAGTCAAGAGTTTTCATgatatgcctttttttttttaaatatccacCCGTCTATTATCATCAGAGACTTTAAAGCTGAAATTTGTGACAACTTTGTTTCACTCACAGAGTTCATGTTGTTTTCGTCAAATCGAGGAAGGGGAGGAATGTCAGCATGACAGTCAGCAAGCAATTGGTGGTCAGCCCCGGAGAAAAGGTTAATAATACCCTTTGCTGACATGACATATTTCATACTGTGAGGCTTGCTGTATGTACACGTGAGCCCTATAGCCTGAAGATACTTTCAGGACTTGCATGTTTATACAGACTATAATGAGAACCTTAGAAAAAgtacattaaagaaaaaatgttcTACATATTTTCTTAGATATCTGGGAAGCCctaagttggataaagtggAACAAAGCAAGCGGCCAATGGGCCAAAACCGTCTGGGATACTGTTTGAAAGAATAAGAAGAACAAAGCCAGTATCTTTTGCCCTGTTTTAGGTAAAGTGGTGGCAATAACATCACACAAAGATCTGAACTGGGAAaacagtgaagcagcagtgaaaaccAGCTGATATCAAAGCCATACTGTGAGGGTAAAGtggtgaaaacagaaatgctgaGGACTGAAGAGATGAGATTTGGAGAGTCAAATAAAAATTGTTTAAGATGTTGGAATTGAattcatatttcttaaaaaacaTAAACCTAATTATGCTGTCATCTTGCCGGTCTGGAACACTTTTGATAATATTGGCCTGTTTGCACCCTTCATATTAAAGAGAAGCGAAGGCTGATGGGAGAAATTTAAATGTCCACACGACCACAATTATGCAACATTATGAGTGTGTTTGTACTTTTATGTGTATGACTAAAGTGTGTAAAATTTAAATTTGCATGGTATTTCATTCTTAATATCATAAATTACCACTGATTCAAAATTTGTACCATTATTCAGAATTTACTTGTTGTGTAgctatgacttttttttcatttaatcacAGAAAATATTGCTATCCAGCTAAAACAGAGTTAGAGTAATTGTGATT encodes:
- the LOC115401924 gene encoding adenylate cyclase type 3-like → MSLNRVHTTDTGQSAECSVEYSGQIPSDPSYEAGRSREVTTLQSRCCYCLPRAVRLTFTPESLERIYQNYFRRQRQENLLVLVVFAALFNSFIIVMCAVLYTDDKLATVVVAAVGLAADVVLYALCRLQKLPKTPVSRGAVPYILWLMVTVHVLCYMGLNYERFPQASDSVGWQAFFSFSSFLTLPLNLVPLVLLTALSCGIHTLVLGVTVAQRFEDNVQGPMLVRQLLANVMLYACAAIVGVMAYYMADRKYRTAFLEARQSLEVKLTLEEQSTQQEELLLSILPKHIADEMLQGMKNQADQSEVQQQQQQFNTMYMYRHENVSILFADIVGFTQLSSACSAQELVKLLNELFARFDKLAAQYHQLRIKILGDCYYCICGLPDFREDHAACSIMMGLAMVDAISYVREKTKTEVDMRVGVHTGTVLGGVLGQKRWQFDVWSTDVTVANKMESGGIPGRVHISQTTKDSLHGEFELEAGNGGDRCEYLLEKGIDTYLVLVPKQAANGLNGNTPATLTNRNSNQLINTTATSGNTASHQSTPTEPKQERSKTVQEQVINRRLQQELLERESQQIMKDHQINPFSLRFVDGKLEEHYSSEKEKRSGAAFSCCNIVLFFITAMEVFIDPLLVVNYVTLAIGEVLLLILTVCSLAAIFPRMFSMKLVSFSMWIDRTRWARNTWAMAAIFVLTMAVIADMLSCVPPSLRLYNSTSGPMLESFGDRGCAENPKHYSYMAVMALIATAMLVQVSHLIKLGLMVLVVTATGAVNIYSWRDIYDLYDFIQFASYRTSIVPSKYLMTMMIIVMMISFYLFARHLEHQSRQLFLWKIGIHDQKERVFEMRRWNEALVTNMLPDHVAKHFLGSKKRDEELYSQSYEEIGVMFASIPNFSDFYTEESINNGGIECLRILNEIISDFDSLLDRDEFRCITKIKTIGSTYMAASGLTPESSTNGYCKKETLSQIERWQHLADLADFALAMKVTLGNLNKQSFNNFMLRIGLNKGGVLAGVIGARKPHYDIWGNTVNVASRMESTGVMGNIQVVEDCYNILKDYGFRFIRRGPIFVKGKGELLTYFMKGKDKPSKNGGPMTSALPHQVGDHS